One segment of Prionailurus bengalensis isolate Pbe53 chromosome X, Fcat_Pben_1.1_paternal_pri, whole genome shotgun sequence DNA contains the following:
- the MCTS1 gene encoding malignant T-cell-amplified sequence 1 isoform X2: MFKKFDEKENVSNCIQLKTSVIKGIKNQLIEQFPGIEPWLNQIMPKKDPVKMVRCHEHIEILTVNGELLFFRQREGPFYPTLRLLHKYPFILPHQQVDKGAIKFVLSGANIMCPGLTSPGAQLYPAAVDTVVAIMAEGKQHALCVGVMKMSAEDIEKVNKGIGIENIHYLNDGLWHMKTYK; this comes from the exons ATGTTCAAGAA atttgatgaaaaagaaaacgtGTCTAACTGCATCCAGTTGAAAACCTCAGTTATAAAGGGTATTAAGAACCAATTGATAGAGCAATTTCCGGGTATTGAACCATGGCTTAATCAAATCATGCCTAAGAAAGATCCTGTCAAAATGGTTCGATG CCATGAACATATAGAAATCCTTACAGTAAATGGAGAATTACTGTTTTTTAGACAAAGAGAAGGGCCTTTTTATCCAACCCTAAGGTTACTTCACAAAT atcCTTTTATCCTGCCACACCAGCAGGTTGATAAAGGAGCCATCAAATTTGTTCTCAGTGGAGCAAATATCATGTGTCCAGGCTTAACTTCTCCTGGAGCTCAACTTTACCCTGCTGCAGTAGATACAGTTGTT GCAATCATGGCAGAAGGAAAACAGCATGCTCTGTGTGTTGGAGTCATGAAGATGTCTGCAGAAGATAT TGAGAAAGTCAACAAAGGAATTGGCATTGAAAATATCCATTATTTAAATGATGGGCTGTGGCATATGAAGACATATAAATGA
- the MCTS1 gene encoding malignant T-cell-amplified sequence 1 isoform X1, which yields MGKGRFDEKENVSNCIQLKTSVIKGIKNQLIEQFPGIEPWLNQIMPKKDPVKMVRCHEHIEILTVNGELLFFRQREGPFYPTLRLLHKYPFILPHQQVDKGAIKFVLSGANIMCPGLTSPGAQLYPAAVDTVVAIMAEGKQHALCVGVMKMSAEDIEKVNKGIGIENIHYLNDGLWHMKTYK from the exons ATGGGCAAAGGAAG atttgatgaaaaagaaaacgtGTCTAACTGCATCCAGTTGAAAACCTCAGTTATAAAGGGTATTAAGAACCAATTGATAGAGCAATTTCCGGGTATTGAACCATGGCTTAATCAAATCATGCCTAAGAAAGATCCTGTCAAAATGGTTCGATG CCATGAACATATAGAAATCCTTACAGTAAATGGAGAATTACTGTTTTTTAGACAAAGAGAAGGGCCTTTTTATCCAACCCTAAGGTTACTTCACAAAT atcCTTTTATCCTGCCACACCAGCAGGTTGATAAAGGAGCCATCAAATTTGTTCTCAGTGGAGCAAATATCATGTGTCCAGGCTTAACTTCTCCTGGAGCTCAACTTTACCCTGCTGCAGTAGATACAGTTGTT GCAATCATGGCAGAAGGAAAACAGCATGCTCTGTGTGTTGGAGTCATGAAGATGTCTGCAGAAGATAT TGAGAAAGTCAACAAAGGAATTGGCATTGAAAATATCCATTATTTAAATGATGGGCTGTGGCATATGAAGACATATAAATGA
- the C1GALT1C1 gene encoding C1GALT1-specific chaperone 1 gives MLSESSSFLKGVMLGSIFCALITMLGHIRIGHGNRMHHEHHHLQAPNKEDISKISEDERMELSKSFRVYCIILVKPKDVSLWAAVKETWTKHCDKAEFFSSENVKVFESINMETNDMWLMMRKAYKYAFDKYRDQYNWFFLARPSTFAIIENLKYFLLKKDPSQPFYLGHTIKSGDLEYVSVEGGIVLSIESMKRLNSLLSIPEKCPEQGGMIWKISEDKQLAVCLKYAGVFAENAEDSEGKDVFNTKSIGLFIKEAMTNHPNLVVEGCCSDMAVTFNGLTPNQMHVMMYGVYRLRAFGHIFNDALVFLPPNGSDND, from the coding sequence ATGCTTTCTGAAAGCAGTTCATTTTTGAAGGGTGTGATGCTCGGAAGCATTTTCTGTGCCTTGATCACTATGCTAGGACACATTAGGATTGGTCATGGAAACAGAATGCACCATGAGCATCATCACCTACAAGCTCCTAATAAAGAAGATATCTCGAAGATTTCAGAGGATGAACGCATGGAGCTCAGTAAGAGCTTTCGAGTATACTGTATCATTCTTGTAAAACCCAAAGATGTGAGTCTTTGGGCTGCAGTGAAGGAGACTTGGACCAAACACTGTGACAAAGCAGAATTCTTCAGTTCTGAAAATGTTAAAGTGTTTGAGTCAAttaacatggaaacaaatgacatGTGGTTGATGATGAGAAAAGCTTACAAATATGCCTTTGATAAATACAGAGACCAATACAACTGGTTCTTCCTTGCACGCCCCTCTACATTTGCTATTATTGAAaacttaaagtattttttgttaaaaaaggaTCCATCACAACCTTTCTATCTAGGCCACACTATAAAATCTGGAGACCTTGAATATGTGAGTGTGGAAGGAGGCATTGTCTTAAGTATAGAATCCATGAAAAGGCTTAACAGCCTTCTCAGTATCCCTGAAAAGTGTCCTGAACAGGGAGGGATGATTTGGAAGATATCTGAAGATAAGCAGCTAGCAGTCTGCCTGAAATATGCTGGAGTGTTTGCAGAAAATGCAGAAGATTCTGAAGGAAAAGATGTATTTAATACCAAATCCATTGGGCTTTTTATTAAAGAGGCAATGACTAATCACCCCAACCTGGTGGTAGAAGGATGCTGTTCGGATATGGCTGTTACTTTTAATGGACTGACTCCTAATCAGATGCATGTGATGATGTATGGAGTATACCGTCTTAGGGCGTTTGGGCATATTTTCAATGATGCATTGGTCTTCTTACCTCCAAATGGTTCTGACAATGACTGA